In one window of Bizionia sp. M204 DNA:
- a CDS encoding Xaa-Pro dipeptidyl-peptidase — translation MKQHVQWFVYSILSLFSISLVSAQEKAIPVFENGEAQIVEAFNNTKDWIRHDLWVETTFDTDGDGKMDRMHVAVTRPKQTDTEGLKLPIVYESSPYYAGVAGEVDGLFWNVNHELGEEEKPRTKVEVKRTGERPIISNSQIRTWVPRGYIVVHSSSPGTGLSQGAPTVGGINESLAPKAVIDWLNGRAKGYTTPDGNETVEAFWSTGKVGMTGTSYNGTIPLAAATTGVEGLEAIIPVAPNTSYYHYYRSNGLVRSPGGYLGEDIDVLYDFIHSGDESKRAYNNRTVRDTEMKNGMDRVTGDYNDFWAGRDYLNQMKPMTAALLMSHGFNDWNVMPEHSYRIYQAAKDMGLPVQIYYHQFGHGGPPPMSMMNRWFTHYLHGVNNGVENDAKAWIVRENDDRLKPTAYEDYPNPDAKHITLHLGKGGKTAGRLTPIPAKKQGQETLVDDATVSGIDLAQASESKKRLLYTLPTLTEDLHISGLAKISVTLASSKPAANLSVWLVSLPWNGEKGAKITDNIITRGWADPQNHKSISESEPLKPSKFYTVNFDLQPDDQVIPKGQHIGLMIFSSDNQYTILPKPGTELTIDLDKTTLQLPIVGGKDALEKAIK, via the coding sequence ATGAAACAACACGTTCAATGGTTTGTATATAGTATACTCTCCTTATTTAGTATTTCCTTGGTGAGTGCACAAGAAAAAGCCATCCCTGTTTTTGAAAATGGCGAAGCGCAAATAGTCGAAGCCTTTAATAATACAAAGGATTGGATTCGTCATGACTTATGGGTTGAAACTACTTTTGACACGGATGGCGATGGTAAGATGGACCGGATGCACGTAGCAGTTACACGACCTAAACAAACCGACACTGAAGGTTTAAAGCTTCCTATTGTATATGAATCTAGTCCATATTATGCTGGTGTTGCTGGCGAAGTTGACGGCTTATTCTGGAATGTAAATCATGAACTTGGTGAGGAAGAAAAGCCAAGAACCAAAGTAGAAGTAAAACGTACTGGTGAACGCCCTATAATTTCCAATTCGCAAATTCGGACGTGGGTTCCACGTGGTTATATTGTGGTGCATTCCTCATCGCCAGGAACGGGATTATCACAGGGTGCACCTACCGTTGGCGGCATCAATGAGTCTTTAGCACCAAAAGCGGTTATTGACTGGTTAAATGGTCGTGCAAAAGGTTATACAACACCGGATGGTAACGAAACTGTAGAGGCCTTTTGGAGTACTGGAAAAGTAGGTATGACTGGAACCAGTTATAATGGAACTATTCCATTGGCAGCGGCTACAACAGGTGTTGAAGGTTTGGAAGCTATAATTCCTGTGGCACCAAACACATCATACTATCATTATTACCGTTCTAATGGTTTGGTACGCTCACCAGGTGGTTATCTTGGTGAAGATATTGATGTGTTATATGATTTTATTCATAGCGGTGACGAATCCAAACGCGCTTATAATAATAGGACTGTTCGCGATACGGAGATGAAAAATGGTATGGATCGAGTGACTGGCGATTATAATGACTTTTGGGCTGGACGTGATTATTTAAACCAAATGAAGCCAATGACAGCAGCTTTATTAATGTCTCACGGTTTTAATGATTGGAATGTGATGCCAGAACACAGCTACCGTATTTATCAAGCCGCTAAAGACATGGGATTACCCGTTCAAATTTATTATCACCAGTTTGGTCATGGAGGTCCACCCCCAATGTCTATGATGAATCGTTGGTTTACGCATTATTTGCATGGTGTTAATAATGGTGTAGAAAATGATGCGAAAGCATGGATTGTTCGTGAAAATGACGACAGACTAAAACCTACGGCTTATGAAGATTATCCAAATCCTGATGCCAAACATATAACACTTCATTTAGGAAAAGGTGGCAAGACAGCAGGTCGTTTAACACCAATACCAGCAAAAAAACAAGGACAGGAAACCTTGGTTGATGATGCCACAGTTTCCGGAATAGATTTAGCACAAGCATCAGAATCTAAAAAAAGGTTATTATATACATTACCAACTTTAACCGAAGACCTGCATATTTCTGGTTTAGCCAAAATATCCGTTACACTTGCTAGCAGTAAACCAGCTGCCAACTTATCTGTTTGGTTAGTGTCTTTACCGTGGAATGGAGAAAAAGGTGCCAAAATTACAGACAATATTATAACGCGTGGTTGGGCAGATCCTCAAAACCATAAATCTATTTCCGAGAGCGAACCATTAAAACCCAGCAAGTTTTATACAGTTAATTTCGATTTACAACCAGATGACCAAGTTATTCCTAAAGGGCAACACATTGGGTTAATGATTTTTTCTAGTGATAATCAATACACCATATTGCCAAAACCTGGAACGGAATTAACCATTGATTTAGATAAAACAACGTTACAACTTCCTATTGTTGGCGGTAAAGACGCCTTGGAAAAAGCAATTAAATAA
- a CDS encoding DUF748 domain-containing protein, which produces MTPKNKKPVYRRKRYTIPIIIIVLLVAFRMYLPTLVKNHVNSILKDLPGYYGHVKDIDIALIRGAYVIDGLYLNKVNAETEIPFLKFPKSDISIEWKSLFKGKIVTEVIMSNPEISYVFEDQETEAGTPEADADDWTKALTEIIPIDINHFEIHNGKFSFLQMQAEPQIDLNFTEVEFTADNLRNVVSKEKTLPSPIHATGKSIGAGNMTLDGKVNLIKEVPDMDIAFSLEKVDMTALNDFTKHYANINFERGNFGLFSEIAIADGYLKGYMKPLLADSVLIGKDDNFIETLWEGFIGFFKFALKNQKTDTLATKIPIEGDLNNVGTKVWPTITSIFKNAWIEAFKGVVDDDIEFQDAFQESNDE; this is translated from the coding sequence ATGACTCCAAAAAATAAAAAGCCGGTTTATCGTAGAAAACGTTATACTATTCCCATTATAATAATTGTCCTTTTAGTCGCTTTTCGCATGTATTTGCCTACGTTGGTTAAAAACCATGTTAATTCCATACTTAAAGATTTACCGGGATATTATGGTCACGTTAAAGATATAGACATTGCACTTATTCGCGGCGCCTATGTTATTGATGGTTTGTATTTGAATAAAGTAAACGCAGAAACCGAAATACCGTTTTTAAAATTTCCTAAAAGCGATATTTCTATCGAATGGAAATCCTTATTCAAAGGTAAAATAGTGACGGAAGTTATCATGTCTAACCCAGAAATTAGTTATGTTTTTGAGGATCAAGAAACGGAAGCAGGCACACCGGAGGCTGATGCAGACGATTGGACTAAAGCATTAACTGAAATTATTCCAATCGATATTAACCATTTTGAAATTCACAATGGAAAATTTTCATTTTTGCAAATGCAAGCAGAGCCACAAATTGATTTGAATTTCACAGAAGTTGAATTTACTGCTGATAATTTACGCAATGTGGTTTCTAAAGAAAAAACACTACCATCGCCCATTCATGCTACTGGAAAATCTATTGGTGCTGGAAACATGACATTGGATGGTAAAGTCAACTTAATTAAAGAAGTTCCAGATATGGATATTGCCTTTTCTTTGGAAAAAGTAGATATGACAGCTTTAAATGATTTTACCAAACATTATGCAAACATCAATTTTGAACGTGGAAATTTTGGTCTATTTAGCGAAATTGCTATAGCTGACGGGTATTTAAAGGGGTATATGAAACCGCTTTTAGCAGACTCTGTGCTAATTGGTAAAGACGATAATTTTATTGAAACATTATGGGAAGGATTTATAGGATTCTTTAAATTCGCATTAAAAAATCAGAAAACCGATACCTTAGCAACCAAAATTCCTATTGAAGGAGATTTAAATAACGTAGGGACTAAAGTGTGGCCCACAATTACCAGTATTTTTAAAAATGCCTGGATTGAAGCTTTTAAAGGTGTCGTTGATGATGATATTGAATTTCAAGATGCCTTTCAAGAATCTAATGATGAATAA
- the dnaG gene encoding DNA primase, with translation MISKSTIDQVFETSRVEEVIGDFVQLKKSGSNYKGLSPFSDERSPSFMVSPVKQIWKDFSSGKGGNAVAFLMEHEHFTYPEAIKYLANKYNIEIEETQQSNEEKEQADARESLYLVSEYASKYFQNILHKTDQGKAIGLSYFKERGFTEETIKTFNLGYSLDEWQAFTDDALKKGYQLEFLEKTGLTIVKGEKQFDRFKGRVMFPIQSMSGRVLGFGGRILTSDKKAAKYLNSPESDLYHKSKVLYGIFHAKQSIAKEDNCYLVEGYTDVIQFHQRGIKNVVSSSGTALSPEQIRLINRLTKNITVLFDGDAAGLRASLRGIDLILEQGMNVKICTFPAGDDPDSFAKQNTLEEITTYLEDKAQDFIQFKASLLVKEAKNDPIKKAETIRDIVNSIAKIPDRIKTEIYIQECARIMDISESVLFSTLAQITKKETQETNKQLKQEQKAFDVIKNEQQSAKKVDVQYELERKIIQILLLYGNKTEDFEDLILKENDTNELVLEPVKHQAKVFEKIYLDLQEDEMQFTNDTFKDLYYTIIESLNQNPDLQIENIVNTVEPLMASEITTILMEDERHSLSDWERKNIFPKAKNTTIAQLVSETILSLRCYLIDLKVREFQQETLSNKQETNRNILEEVKDYSSLKMLLSRKLNRVL, from the coding sequence TTGATTTCAAAATCCACCATAGATCAAGTATTTGAAACTTCTCGTGTAGAGGAGGTTATTGGCGATTTTGTACAATTGAAAAAATCGGGTAGTAACTACAAAGGTTTAAGTCCGTTTAGTGATGAACGTTCACCAAGTTTTATGGTGTCGCCAGTAAAACAAATTTGGAAAGATTTTTCAAGTGGGAAAGGCGGAAATGCCGTTGCTTTCTTAATGGAACATGAACATTTTACCTATCCGGAAGCTATAAAATATTTAGCGAATAAATACAATATTGAAATTGAAGAAACGCAGCAATCTAATGAGGAAAAGGAACAGGCTGATGCGCGAGAAAGTTTGTATTTAGTAAGCGAATATGCGAGCAAGTATTTTCAAAACATCTTACATAAAACAGATCAAGGAAAAGCCATAGGATTAAGTTATTTTAAGGAACGTGGTTTTACAGAAGAGACCATTAAAACCTTCAATTTAGGCTATTCTTTAGATGAATGGCAGGCTTTTACAGACGACGCTTTAAAAAAAGGTTATCAATTAGAGTTTTTAGAAAAAACGGGTTTAACCATTGTAAAAGGCGAAAAACAATTCGATCGATTTAAGGGTCGCGTAATGTTTCCTATTCAGAGTATGAGTGGTCGCGTTTTAGGATTTGGAGGCCGTATTTTAACCAGTGATAAAAAAGCAGCCAAATATTTAAACTCGCCAGAAAGTGATTTGTACCACAAAAGTAAAGTGTTATATGGTATTTTTCACGCCAAGCAAAGTATTGCCAAAGAGGATAATTGTTATTTGGTAGAAGGGTATACGGATGTTATTCAGTTTCATCAACGTGGTATTAAAAATGTTGTGTCTTCATCTGGAACGGCTTTATCGCCAGAGCAAATTCGATTAATAAATAGGCTTACCAAAAACATAACCGTCTTATTTGATGGTGATGCTGCAGGCTTACGGGCTTCCTTGCGAGGTATTGATTTAATTTTGGAACAAGGTATGAATGTTAAGATTTGTACGTTTCCTGCTGGTGATGATCCAGATAGTTTTGCCAAACAAAATACATTGGAGGAAATTACCACGTATTTAGAAGATAAAGCCCAAGATTTTATTCAGTTTAAAGCCTCGCTTTTGGTAAAAGAAGCAAAAAACGACCCTATAAAAAAGGCCGAAACCATCCGTGATATTGTAAACAGTATTGCAAAAATTCCAGATCGGATAAAAACGGAGATTTACATTCAGGAATGTGCCAGAATAATGGACATCAGTGAATCGGTTTTGTTTAGCACTTTGGCACAAATAACGAAAAAGGAAACCCAAGAAACTAATAAACAGCTTAAGCAAGAGCAAAAAGCTTTTGATGTTATTAAGAATGAACAACAGTCTGCTAAAAAAGTGGATGTTCAATATGAATTAGAACGGAAAATTATTCAAATACTCTTACTTTATGGGAATAAAACGGAAGATTTTGAAGATTTAATTCTGAAGGAAAACGATACGAATGAATTGGTTTTAGAACCTGTAAAGCATCAAGCTAAAGTGTTTGAAAAAATATATTTAGACTTACAGGAAGATGAAATGCAATTTACCAATGACACCTTCAAGGACTTATATTATACCATTATTGAAAGTTTAAATCAAAACCCAGATTTACAGATTGAGAACATAGTCAATACAGTTGAACCTTTAATGGCGTCAGAAATCACTACAATTTTAATGGAAGACGAGCGTCATTCATTGTCTGATTGGGAACGTAAAAATATTTTCCCTAAAGCTAAAAACACGACTATTGCACAATTAGTTAGTGAAACTATTTTAAGCTTACGCTGCTATTTAATAGATTTAAAAGTGCGTGAATTTCAACAAGAAACGTTAAGTAATAAGCAGGAAACAAACCGAAACATATTAGAAGAAGTCAAGGATTATTCGAGTTTAAAAATGCTGCTTTCAAGAAAACTTAATCGCGTTTTATAG
- a CDS encoding response regulator transcription factor, producing the protein MIKLLVVDNHPIVRKGLELLFVTSPQIQVVGGVNNGEAIFDFLKQHPVDIILSEIDLPKLNGITALRRLRKEFPKVKTIMFSAQPEEIYAINTIKSGAEGYLMKSVDIMTIKEAILKVHDGSVYLSNDIAEQMSSKKRGSRSGSYYKKLSMREIEVLKLLASGRKNKEIAQELDINEKTVSTYKARLMKKLNVSNIVDLISRAKLLEL; encoded by the coding sequence ATGATCAAATTGTTGGTGGTAGATAATCACCCTATTGTTAGAAAAGGGCTCGAACTATTATTTGTAACATCACCACAGATTCAAGTTGTAGGAGGTGTCAATAATGGAGAAGCTATTTTTGACTTCCTAAAACAACACCCTGTTGATATTATTTTAAGTGAAATAGATTTACCAAAACTAAATGGTATTACGGCTTTGCGACGTTTACGGAAAGAATTCCCGAAAGTTAAAACCATCATGTTCAGTGCACAACCAGAAGAAATTTATGCCATAAATACTATTAAATCTGGTGCTGAAGGCTACCTGATGAAGAGTGTAGATATCATGACAATTAAAGAAGCTATTTTAAAGGTTCATGACGGAAGTGTTTATTTAAGCAATGATATTGCCGAGCAAATGTCCTCAAAAAAACGCGGTTCTAGATCGGGCAGTTATTACAAAAAACTCTCCATGCGGGAGATTGAAGTTTTAAAACTATTAGCTTCAGGCCGTAAAAACAAAGAAATAGCGCAAGAATTGGACATTAATGAAAAAACCGTGAGTACTTATAAAGCACGACTCATGAAAAAATTAAATGTCAGTAATATTGTTGATTTAATTAGTCGCGCTAAATTATTAGAGCTATAA
- the nadE gene encoding NAD(+) synthase, translated as MQTEKIIDYIVTWLTNYATNAKVNGFVVGISGGIDSAVTSTLCAKTGLDVLCIEMPIHQAQSHVSRGQEHIAFLKKNYPNVRDTQTDLTPVFEEFKTEVSLEGNQDIVDMALANTRARLRMTTLYYYAGLQKLLVAGTGNKVEDFGVGFYTKYGDGGVDLSPIADLMKSEVYTIGEFLNVPASIMKAAPSDGLFGDSRSDEDQIGASYPELEWAMNMDEAGRNETEFDGRKHTVFKIYKRLNNANKHKMNPIPICEIPNNLK; from the coding sequence ATGCAAACAGAAAAAATTATCGATTATATTGTAACATGGCTTACCAATTATGCTACAAACGCTAAAGTTAATGGTTTTGTTGTGGGTATTTCAGGTGGAATAGATTCGGCAGTGACCTCAACCCTTTGTGCCAAAACAGGATTGGATGTTTTGTGTATTGAAATGCCAATCCATCAAGCACAAAGTCACGTATCGCGTGGACAAGAGCACATAGCCTTTCTTAAAAAAAACTATCCAAACGTACGCGATACCCAAACCGATTTAACGCCCGTTTTTGAAGAATTTAAAACCGAAGTTTCTTTAGAAGGCAATCAAGACATTGTAGATATGGCTCTTGCAAATACGCGCGCACGACTGCGCATGACGACCTTGTACTATTATGCTGGACTGCAAAAATTATTGGTTGCAGGTACTGGAAATAAAGTTGAAGATTTTGGCGTTGGTTTTTACACCAAGTATGGTGATGGTGGTGTGGATTTAAGCCCCATTGCCGATTTAATGAAATCTGAAGTTTATACTATAGGTGAATTTTTAAACGTACCCGCTTCCATTATGAAGGCAGCACCAAGTGATGGATTATTTGGCGATTCCCGAAGTGATGAAGACCAAATTGGCGCCTCCTATCCCGAGTTAGAATGGGCTATGAACATGGATGAAGCCGGAAGAAACGAAACTGAATTTGATGGACGGAAGCACACAGTTTTCAAAATATATAAACGCCTGAACAATGCTAATAAGCATAAAATGAATCCAATACCAATTTGTGAAATTCCAAATAATTTAAAATAA
- the gldB gene encoding gliding motility lipoprotein GldB, translated as MKYLVSFLLVFCLFSCQQESQVEQDIEKIEVDFTVERFDKAFGNATPDELPKLKAAFPFMFPKQYPDEFWEARMQDTLQQQLMTESSQIFDDFSQEKDDIIRLFQHVKYYFPEFRIPRVITTTSSVDYRNKVIVTDTLVLISIDTYLGKDHKFYDGISTYLKANFERNQMVVDLAAAYAEKQAYQTARKTLLDEMIYYGKQLYFKDMMIPFVSDADKIGYTETQLEWAVENEWFIWNYFIGEELLYDTNAKLPSRFINPAPFSKFYLEQVDNESPGRVGQFIGWQIVKSYMANNDVTIKSMLTAEPLEIFNNSKYKPKDNG; from the coding sequence ATGAAGTATTTAGTAAGTTTCCTTTTAGTTTTCTGCCTCTTTTCTTGCCAACAAGAAAGTCAAGTTGAACAGGATATAGAAAAGATAGAGGTTGATTTTACAGTAGAACGTTTTGATAAAGCTTTTGGAAATGCAACCCCTGATGAATTGCCAAAACTTAAAGCTGCTTTTCCATTTATGTTTCCAAAGCAGTATCCTGATGAGTTTTGGGAGGCACGAATGCAAGATACTTTGCAACAACAATTAATGACAGAAAGTAGTCAGATTTTTGATGATTTCAGTCAAGAGAAAGATGACATTATCAGACTTTTTCAGCATGTAAAATACTATTTCCCAGAATTTAGAATACCGCGCGTTATTACAACCACATCATCTGTAGATTATAGAAACAAAGTAATTGTAACAGATACCTTGGTGTTAATTTCTATCGATACCTATTTGGGGAAGGATCATAAGTTTTATGATGGAATTTCAACCTATCTAAAAGCTAATTTTGAAAGGAATCAAATGGTGGTAGATTTGGCTGCAGCTTATGCTGAAAAACAGGCCTATCAAACCGCGAGAAAAACCCTGTTGGACGAAATGATTTATTATGGTAAACAGCTGTATTTTAAAGACATGATGATTCCCTTTGTTTCAGATGCTGATAAAATAGGCTACACAGAAACGCAATTAGAATGGGCAGTTGAGAACGAATGGTTTATTTGGAATTATTTTATTGGCGAAGAATTGCTGTATGATACCAATGCCAAATTACCATCCAGATTTATTAATCCTGCGCCTTTTTCCAAGTTTTATTTAGAGCAAGTTGATAATGAGTCACCAGGTAGAGTTGGTCAATTTATAGGCTGGCAAATAGTTAAATCCTATATGGCGAATAATGACGTAACTATAAAAAGTATGTTAACAGCAGAACCTTTAGAAATTTTTAATAATAGTAAATATAAACCAAAAGATAATG